Proteins encoded by one window of Filimonas effusa:
- a CDS encoding helix-turn-helix transcriptional regulator — MNLLDKGQYLGTTFGDFISNDLSIIGSVHQKSESQFHQHKNAYLSILLQGIYIETSKANSIRVFPSEIIYRPAFYVHKNTFESANVKCLNIEFSDEWFRKLDMKPLSNMVSFNKINNFPFLFQLITDFVHYNHIDIAEDLLLDLTTKLISKPSICKRIPWIEQLIAIIDNETECVHSLKSLSERIHQHPNYMARAFKLKTGMSIGQYQIEQKLSKATKELLLTSSNIVTIGINNGFFDEAHFIKTFRSKYGITPHQFRRLVKS; from the coding sequence ATGAATCTGCTAGATAAAGGGCAATATTTAGGAACTACATTTGGTGATTTTATCTCCAATGATCTTTCAATTATCGGAAGCGTTCATCAAAAATCTGAATCACAATTTCACCAGCACAAGAATGCCTACTTAAGCATTTTACTACAAGGTATTTACATAGAAACTTCAAAAGCAAACAGCATACGTGTTTTCCCAAGTGAGATTATTTATCGTCCAGCATTCTATGTTCATAAAAACACTTTCGAAAGCGCCAATGTAAAATGTTTGAATATTGAGTTCAGTGATGAATGGTTCAGAAAATTAGATATGAAGCCTCTCAGCAATATGGTGTCATTTAATAAAATAAACAATTTCCCATTTCTATTTCAGCTCATTACAGATTTTGTTCATTACAATCATATTGATATTGCAGAAGACCTGTTACTTGATCTTACAACCAAACTTATTTCAAAGCCATCAATTTGTAAGCGAATTCCCTGGATAGAACAACTAATTGCCATTATTGACAATGAAACCGAATGCGTACATTCCCTGAAATCTCTTTCTGAACGAATTCATCAGCATCCCAATTATATGGCAAGAGCTTTTAAGTTGAAAACCGGAATGTCTATAGGGCAATATCAAATAGAACAAAAACTTAGCAAAGCCACGAAAGAACTACTGTTAACATCTTCAAATATTGTTACAATCGGGATTAATAATGGCTTTTTTGACGAAGCACATTTCATCAAAACTTTCAGGTCCAAATATGGCATAACGCCACATCAATTCAGACGACTTGTAAAAAGTTAA